Proteins from a single region of Palaemon carinicauda isolate YSFRI2023 chromosome 1, ASM3689809v2, whole genome shotgun sequence:
- the LOC137639167 gene encoding uncharacterized protein: protein MVMKNSKRRKSNPSMTWIEYKKVIEIIPHPWFIECLKIYGAEDSTINFLKNIMENCKTLLACLENGLQRLTSGADSLLRLLFLVAMIPMTRVPEKTEIGYQLKKGGNRINHLMSMDDIKLFAKDTKEIGMLIQTLRIISRDIKMKFGI, encoded by the coding sequence atggtaatgaagaatAGCAAGAGAAGAAAAAGCAACCCGAGTATGACATGGATAGAATACAAGAAAGTCATCGAAATAATACCACACCCATGGTTTATTGAATGTTTAAAGATATATGGTGCAGAGGATAGCACTATCAACTTCCTCAAGAATATAATGGAAAACTGTAAAACGTTACTTGCATGTTTGGAAAACGGCTTGCAGAGGTTAACATCAGGAGCGGATTCACTATTACGACTACTGTTCTTAGTGGCTATGATCCCCATGACAAGAGTGCCAGAAAAGACTGAAATTGGATACCAACTAAAGAAAGGAGGCAACAGAATAAACCACCTGATGTCAATGGATGACATCAAGCTGTTCGCAAAAGATACTAAGGAAATAGGCATGCTAATCcagacattaagaataatatcaaGAGACATCAAGATGAAGTTTGGAATATAA